From the Eubacterium sp. 1001713B170207_170306_E7 genome, the window GTTAACTATGGTTTAGGATTATTTATCGATATTTATCCATTAGATGCTTTAGGAGAAAATACTTTAGAAATAAAATATACTTTAAGAAAAACTAATTTTTATGTCCAAGCAATAAAATGTTTTTTGCCTGAAGATAAAAATCTTAAGGGGTTAAATCATTATAAAGCAATAGTTTTAAGAATGTTTATCAGTAAATCTAAAGAATATTATATAAAAAAATTAATTTCTATTATAAAAAAGAAAAACTATGAAAGAAGTAAATGTGTTGGATGTGTTGTTTGGGAAAATGATTGTTATGAAAAAAGTCTTGTAGAAAAAACAATGAAAATGAAATTTGAAGATGCAGAGTTTCCTGTCCCCGTAGGTTATCATGAAATGCTTACACAAATATATGGAAATTATATGGAGTTGCCGCCGGAAAATGAGCGAATAGGACATCATGAGTACCAAGCATTTGTGAAAGATCAATATTTATGAAAAACAAAGTTTTAAAAGCGGGAATTGGTTATACATTTGGAAATTACTTACTTAAAGGGTTAAGTTTTTTGACCCTGCCTATTTTTGCAAGACTGCTGACGACAGAAGATTATGGAATATACAATATTTATCTTT encodes:
- a CDS encoding LicD family protein, whose product is MNQLSLKQIQYKSLEILKKVDNICTKNNLTYFLAYGTLIGAVRHKGFIPWDDDIDIMMPRKDYNLLLQYFYDNQKSIYPLKVLNVETTKNYPYMIARIIDDRFTVIENRVKVNYGLGLFIDIYPLDALGENTLEIKYTLRKTNFYVQAIKCFLPEDKNLKGLNHYKAIVLRMFISKSKEYYIKKLISIIKKKNYERSKCVGCVVWENDCYEKSLVEKTMKMKFEDAEFPVPVGYHEMLTQIYGNYMELPPENERIGHHEYQAFVKDQYL